The sequence below is a genomic window from Deltaproteobacteria bacterium HGW-Deltaproteobacteria-6.
CTTCGTCCAGATAGGTATTTCGCGACAGCACCACAGCCCGTTCGATGGCATTCATCAGTTCCCGGACGTTGCCCGGCCATGGATATTGCACAAGCTTTGCCAGGGCCCGCGGCGTGAAGTTTTTCACGTTTTTGGAATTCTTCTCGGCAAATACCCGCAGAAAATGCTGTGCCAGAAGCGGAATGTCTTCCTTCCGGTCCCGAAGCGACGGCACATTTAAAGCCACCACATTGAGCCGGTAGAACAAATCTTCACGAAAGCGCCCCTGCTGTATTTCTTTTTTCAGATCTTTATTGGAGGCGGCAATCACGCGGACATCGACTTTGAGCACTTCCTGCCCGCCCACGCGCGTCAGCTCCCGTTCCTGTATAACCCGCAAAAGTTTAACCTGCATCGCGGGTGACATCTCGCTTACCTCGTCCAGAAAAATGCTGCCGCCGTCGGCCTGCAGAAACTTCCCTTCCCGTTTGCGGTCCGCGCCGGTGAACGCGCCTTTTTCATGCCCGAACAATTCCGATTCCAGCAGCGTCTCGGTAAGCGCTGCGCAGTTGATCTTCACAAAAGGCTCGTTCTTGCGGTTGCTGTTGGCATGAATGGCGTTGGCGATCACTTCCTTGCCGGTCCCCGATTCCCCGGTAATTAAAACCGTCGCCTGCGTCGGGGCCACCTGTTCCACAATTTCCAAAAGTTTAATCATGGAAGGACTCCGGCCGATCATGTTTTGCCGGTCAAATTTTTCACCCAGTCTTTCCTTGA
It includes:
- a CDS encoding two-component system response regulator (DNA-binding response regulator in two-component regulatory system with ZraS; response regulator/sigma54 interaction protein) translates to MKKGLEILIVDDDPAHRVMLKKLLGGWGYHVACADDGSVAIDEVRRRSFDLILMDIRMMKVSGIEALDQIKKISPAIPVIIMTAYASVETAVSALKKGAYDYLTKPLDFDELQIVMKRATEHSLLKKENEYLKERLGEKFDRQNMIGRSPSMIKLLEIVEQVAPTQATVLITGESGTGKEVIANAIHANSNRKNEPFVKINCAALTETLLESELFGHEKGAFTGADRKREGKFLQADGGSIFLDEVSEMSPAMQVKLLRVIQERELTRVGGQEVLKVDVRVIAASNKDLKKEIQQGRFREDLFYRLNVVALNVPSLRDRKEDIPLLAQHFLRVFAEKNSKNVKNFTPRALAKLVQYPWPGNVRELMNAIERAVVLSRNTYLDEDELTLLMADDGDPNGRVQSGVCDRSAGTSGNLPLEEVEKRSILEALNDCSGNKSEAARRLGITRKTLRKKLEKYETK